In the Flavisolibacter tropicus genome, one interval contains:
- a CDS encoding DUF3276 family protein codes for MAYENNDKKMESIYSKRIRAGKRRTYFFDVRATRGNDYYLTITESRKRFNDNGYDRHKIFLYKEDFNKFIKALNEAVDHVKTQLMPDFDFDAYNHDDISDEHDMDDVAETVEVPATAAPASVTAPAATSSQDEVDKW; via the coding sequence GTGGCGTACGAAAACAACGACAAGAAAATGGAGAGCATTTACAGCAAGAGAATCCGTGCTGGTAAACGCAGAACGTACTTCTTTGATGTAAGAGCTACTCGTGGTAACGATTACTACCTGACCATCACAGAAAGTCGTAAGCGTTTTAACGACAATGGTTACGACAGACACAAGATTTTCTTGTACAAAGAGGATTTCAACAAGTTCATTAAAGCGTTGAATGAAGCAGTTGATCATGTTAAAACGCAATTAATGCCAGATTTTGACTTTGATGCGTATAACCATGATGATATTTCTGATGAACACGATATGGATGATGTAGCTGAAACAGTTGAAGTTCCTGCAACAGCTGCTCCTGCTTCTGTTACTGCGCCTGCCGCCACTTCATCTCAGGATGAAGTTGATAAATGGTAA
- a CDS encoding T9SS type A sorting domain-containing protein, producing MKRTLLPVLTLCFLLSILFLIPERPLHSNLNKKHKIPKKDRIDLAIQQEYQLTRDPGSNSVPVERLLAAKALRDKKLASRANLRVSGINWQERGPYNVGGRTRALMFDLNDPTYKKVWAAGVGGGLWYTNDISVASPVWTKVNDFFNNIAITAIVQNPLNPQEMYFGTGEGWFNADAIKGLGIWKSIDGGITWTQLNATSNFSFVNDLLIDKGGNIYASVRQGQASDAAGIQKSTDGGTTWSQVLVGSSARGTDLELASNGDIYASVGIFDNGGVYRSSYATNTTNTGNAGTWVNITPNTSGSIASPANFWHRIELACAPSDPSIVYALFQGYGSNYCTSVQQYNSTNNTWAVKTVPQFIDNGASAIFTRDQAWYGLTAAVDPNNSNSLYVGGIDALRSDDGGATWAQMTSWSLETGFTAAQNVHADQHAIVFAPGSSSRAVWGTDGGVDYTDNANIISGKPTYTNKNTGYNVTQLYSAALHPSSTNYFLTGAQDNGTQKFTNAGMNNTTEVSGGDGAFCHIDQDNPNIQITSYVYNNYFVSTNGGASFNNTRFFNNNGGFINPTDYDDAQNILYGGNSDGTFFRWNDPATAGSTTASVSVSAFSGKGITHVYVSPTTSNRVYFGLNNGSVIRVDDANTGTTKTGTVIKAAVGSVSVSCIAVDIANEDHMLVTYSNYGTTSIYESFNANQASPTWTAVEGNLPDMPVRWVVFDPRNSDWAIIATELGVWSTDDLNGSSTNWETTNSGLANVRVDMLQYRPSDRTLVAATHGRGLFTTVIPNVTTPDINFSSSAASASEQTTLSSGCRSYTDVTLNMTIANAPTGDASVALTIKPGNTATEGVDFDYTTNGDFNSISHAITFANGATANKAITIRVYNDTEVEAAESFTLEYSLSGTTNAKKGASYQQHTFTINDNDIAPVAGSTATIGTPDYYLGDNTGAPPFNSRLRFSKSTILYKASELSAQGLSAGYINSIAFYLQKYSSRPFLNLQIKARLTSLNYLIDGAVNVVSTSIVGSYSSYTTVNGWNTFNFNTPFYWNGSSNIVIEVCYDNGSTSATENSDVAFGYSDGGAPAQDNMYWQDNLSCSGSYSLVNSFGNGVKPMARFSIGTAVATALNSTKAEYLGPNNDVYFYSATGELMARIKNLSAHNFGCTQLTIDRSGNGATAFTNNVSANFLMNKTFRVVPTTNSSLGNYEITLYFTQAEVQAWEAATGSLWSNIQLIKVPSQISNYSPATPMPDGAGAAQVVVPIRGTFGTNYTLTYTFSNGFSGFGAGIPSITALPVRLLSFQGKLMDQSVALNWITTYEQNSKLFIVEKSTDGTNFYKIGSVNAKGTSITVNDYRFTDNGPSSINYYRLKMVDLDGTTTYSQIIKIQYEDAPQKVSVLTNPFESFIDLQFAKKAQVVSLQLLQLNGTIVEEKLFKVSAEKLSWSLSNSTLSKGVYLLRITADRQIFIKKLIKK from the coding sequence ATGAAGAGAACGCTACTGCCAGTCCTGACGCTTTGTTTTTTACTTTCTATACTATTCCTAATTCCAGAAAGACCGTTACATTCTAATTTAAATAAGAAACATAAGATCCCTAAAAAAGACAGAATTGATCTGGCTATTCAGCAAGAATACCAGCTAACAAGGGATCCTGGTAGTAATTCCGTTCCCGTAGAAAGATTACTCGCAGCAAAAGCATTACGTGATAAAAAGCTGGCTTCCCGAGCCAACTTAAGAGTTTCTGGTATCAATTGGCAAGAAAGAGGACCCTATAATGTGGGGGGAAGAACCCGGGCTTTAATGTTTGACCTTAATGATCCTACTTATAAAAAAGTATGGGCTGCAGGTGTAGGTGGTGGATTGTGGTATACAAATGATATTAGTGTGGCTTCACCAGTTTGGACTAAAGTAAACGATTTCTTTAATAATATAGCTATAACCGCCATAGTGCAAAACCCGTTGAATCCTCAGGAAATGTATTTTGGTACAGGTGAAGGGTGGTTTAATGCAGATGCTATAAAAGGTTTAGGAATTTGGAAAAGTATCGATGGTGGCATTACCTGGACTCAATTGAATGCAACCAGCAACTTTTCTTTTGTAAATGACCTTTTAATTGATAAAGGTGGAAATATTTATGCCAGTGTTCGTCAAGGCCAAGCTTCTGATGCTGCGGGTATTCAAAAGTCTACTGATGGCGGCACAACCTGGTCGCAGGTCTTAGTTGGCTCTTCAGCTAGGGGAACTGATCTTGAACTAGCGAGTAATGGCGATATATATGCTTCAGTAGGCATTTTTGACAATGGCGGTGTTTACCGATCTAGCTATGCCACTAACACTACAAACACCGGTAATGCAGGCACTTGGGTCAATATTACGCCTAATACAAGCGGTTCTATAGCTTCACCTGCCAACTTTTGGCACCGTATTGAATTGGCTTGTGCACCATCAGATCCTTCTATCGTTTACGCTTTGTTTCAGGGCTATGGCTCCAATTATTGTACATCTGTTCAGCAATATAATAGTACTAATAATACATGGGCTGTAAAAACAGTTCCTCAATTTATTGATAATGGCGCTTCTGCAATATTTACAAGGGATCAAGCTTGGTATGGTTTAACAGCAGCAGTCGATCCTAACAATTCAAATAGTCTTTATGTAGGTGGGATTGATGCTTTGCGTTCAGATGATGGCGGGGCCACTTGGGCGCAAATGACATCTTGGAGTCTTGAAACCGGATTTACAGCAGCACAAAATGTTCATGCCGACCAACATGCAATTGTATTTGCACCAGGTAGTTCTTCACGGGCTGTTTGGGGAACCGATGGTGGTGTTGATTATACAGATAACGCAAATATTATTTCAGGTAAACCAACCTATACTAACAAGAACACAGGATACAATGTAACCCAGTTATACAGTGCTGCTCTTCATCCATCCAGTACAAATTATTTTTTGACAGGCGCACAGGATAACGGCACGCAGAAGTTTACGAATGCTGGTATGAATAATACCACTGAGGTTTCAGGAGGGGACGGTGCTTTTTGCCATATAGATCAGGACAACCCTAATATTCAGATCACGTCTTACGTTTACAATAACTATTTTGTATCTACTAATGGGGGGGCTAGTTTTAATAATACCCGGTTTTTTAATAATAACGGTGGTTTTATAAATCCTACAGATTATGATGACGCCCAGAATATTTTATATGGCGGAAACTCAGACGGTACATTTTTCCGTTGGAATGATCCAGCTACAGCGGGTAGTACGACAGCCTCGGTAAGTGTTTCGGCATTTTCTGGGAAAGGCATAACACATGTTTACGTTTCTCCGACTACTTCAAATCGTGTTTACTTTGGTTTAAATAATGGGTCGGTCATTAGAGTTGACGATGCTAATACGGGCACAACAAAAACTGGCACAGTCATTAAAGCTGCTGTTGGATCTGTTTCTGTTTCATGCATAGCAGTTGATATTGCTAATGAAGATCATATGCTTGTTACCTATAGTAACTATGGTACAACTAGTATTTACGAATCTTTCAATGCCAATCAGGCTTCACCCACTTGGACTGCCGTAGAGGGAAATCTGCCTGATATGCCAGTACGTTGGGTTGTATTTGATCCCCGGAATTCAGATTGGGCAATCATAGCTACCGAGCTAGGTGTATGGTCAACAGATGATTTGAATGGATCTTCTACCAATTGGGAAACAACAAATAGTGGCTTGGCCAACGTAAGGGTCGATATGTTGCAATACAGACCCTCTGATCGGACTTTAGTGGCGGCTACCCATGGACGTGGCCTGTTTACTACAGTTATTCCTAATGTAACAACGCCGGATATTAATTTTTCATCTAGCGCTGCATCAGCATCAGAACAGACAACTTTATCTTCAGGTTGTCGCTCATATACAGATGTAACACTGAATATGACGATCGCAAACGCTCCAACAGGCGATGCAAGTGTTGCTCTAACTATCAAGCCGGGCAATACGGCCACTGAGGGTGTAGACTTTGATTACACTACAAATGGCGACTTTAACAGCATAAGCCATGCAATAACGTTTGCAAATGGTGCAACGGCCAATAAAGCCATTACCATACGTGTATATAATGACACTGAAGTGGAGGCTGCAGAATCCTTTACATTGGAATATTCTTTGTCTGGAACCACGAATGCTAAAAAGGGCGCATCTTATCAGCAACATACATTCACCATTAATGATAATGATATAGCTCCTGTCGCAGGCAGTACAGCAACTATTGGAACTCCGGATTATTACCTGGGAGATAATACTGGAGCTCCGCCTTTTAACTCAAGACTCCGTTTTTCAAAGTCAACGATATTGTATAAAGCCAGTGAGTTAAGTGCCCAAGGTTTATCTGCTGGTTATATAAACTCTATTGCATTTTATTTACAGAAATATAGTTCTCGACCCTTTCTGAATCTTCAAATAAAAGCCAGGCTGACCTCTTTAAATTACTTAATAGATGGCGCTGTGAACGTAGTTTCAACTTCGATTGTGGGTTCATATAGCAGTTATACAACAGTTAACGGCTGGAATACATTTAACTTCAATACTCCATTTTATTGGAATGGTAGTAGCAATATTGTAATAGAAGTATGTTACGATAATGGTAGTACTAGTGCTACTGAAAACTCCGATGTTGCATTCGGATACAGCGATGGCGGAGCGCCGGCACAGGATAATATGTATTGGCAGGATAATCTAAGCTGCTCTGGTTCTTATTCACTAGTAAATTCATTTGGTAATGGTGTTAAACCAATGGCTAGATTCTCAATAGGTACTGCCGTTGCAACTGCACTAAATTCAACGAAAGCAGAATATCTAGGTCCTAATAATGATGTATACTTTTATTCAGCAACAGGCGAGTTGATGGCTCGTATTAAAAACCTGTCTGCTCATAACTTTGGTTGTACACAACTTACGATCGACAGAAGTGGAAACGGCGCTACGGCATTTACTAATAACGTGTCTGCTAACTTTTTAATGAATAAAACGTTTAGAGTCGTTCCAACTACAAATAGCAGTTTAGGTAACTATGAGATCACTCTATACTTTACGCAGGCAGAAGTGCAAGCCTGGGAAGCCGCAACGGGTAGTTTGTGGAGTAATATCCAATTAATTAAAGTTCCAAGCCAGATATCCAATTATTCTCCTGCAACTCCAATGCCTGATGGCGCAGGGGCAGCACAGGTAGTGGTTCCCATTAGAGGTACATTCGGAACAAACTATACCTTAACGTATACATTTAGCAATGGTTTCTCCGGGTTTGGTGCAGGTATTCCAAGTATTACAGCGTTGCCAGTTCGTTTGTTAAGCTTTCAAGGCAAGTTGATGGATCAATCTGTTGCGTTGAACTGGATAACTACCTATGAGCAAAACAGTAAGTTATTTATTGTTGAAAAATCTACAGACGGAACGAACTTCTACAAAATCGGTTCAGTTAATGCTAAAGGCACAAGTATTACTGTAAATGATTATCGTTTTACGGATAATGGACCTAGTTCTATTAATTACTATCGTTTAAAAATGGTTGATCTTGATGGTACTACAACTTATAGTCAGATTATAAAGATTCAATATGAGGATGCTCCTCAGAAAGTTTCTGTTTTAACGAACCCATTCGAATCATTTATTGATTTACAGTTTGCTAAAAAAGCGCAAGTTGTTTCGTTGCAGTTACTTCAACTCAATGGAACTATAGTAGAAGAAAAACTGTTTAAAGTATCTGCAGAAAAACTAAGTTGGAGTTTATCAAATTCTACATTGAGTAAAGGCGTGTACTTGCTGAGAATTACAGCCGATCGGCAAATATTTATAAAGAAACTGATTAAGAAATAG
- a CDS encoding ABC transporter ATP-binding protein, whose product MKHLGALRKYFWKYRHRLSIGILFILISNYFGVLAPQVTGYIVDKVQRSLHLAGYQHPPKHKSYDTFVQYFIQKIESIQLSLPAIVAICGITILVLALLRGLFMFFMRQTIIVMSRHIEYDQKNEVYAHYQQLDVNFYKQNSVGDLMSRIAEDVSRVRMFTGPAIMYLINLLALISMTVFFMIKRSPILTLYVLAPLPILAIIIYTVNNIIHKKSEELQATLASLTVNAQQSYSGIRVIKSFVQEGAMFDFFERNSEKYRKEAVTLAKIEALYFPSMSFFIGLSTLLTIMIGGLAYINGEAIGLDTIVEFVIYINMLTFPVSAIGWTASMIQRAASSQKRLNEFLQTKPAIANAFTAEVIEWKGQIQFENVDFVYPNTGIHALKNFSLEIKPGERVAIVGRTGSGKTTIAQLLLRLYDVSSGKLQIDGHDIKHVDLAALRSQTSYVPQDGFLFSDTIENNISFGLPGANLEDVENAAQLASVHKDIMALPSNYQTVVGERGVTLSGGQKQRVSIARALVKNTSVLILDDCLSAVDARTEKEIFHNIETYMAGRTAIVITHKLTNLSGFDRIVVMNNGQIAESGTHSALMNQQGEFYEMYLKQQDGRNN is encoded by the coding sequence GTGAAGCATTTAGGAGCCCTTAGAAAGTATTTTTGGAAGTATCGTCATCGGCTGAGCATTGGTATTTTGTTTATTTTAATATCAAACTACTTTGGTGTATTGGCACCCCAGGTTACTGGATATATTGTAGATAAAGTACAACGTAGCTTACACCTGGCCGGATATCAGCACCCCCCAAAGCATAAAAGCTACGATACATTCGTTCAGTATTTTATCCAAAAAATAGAAAGTATTCAATTGTCTTTACCGGCCATAGTGGCCATTTGTGGCATTACTATCTTGGTTTTGGCATTACTTAGAGGTTTGTTCATGTTCTTTATGCGCCAAACCATTATTGTAATGAGCCGTCATATAGAATACGATCAGAAAAATGAGGTATATGCTCACTACCAGCAATTAGATGTAAACTTTTACAAGCAAAACAGTGTAGGAGATTTAATGAGCCGTATTGCTGAAGACGTAAGCCGTGTGCGTATGTTTACAGGGCCTGCTATAATGTACCTGATAAACCTTTTGGCCTTGATATCAATGACGGTGTTCTTTATGATAAAACGCAGTCCCATATTGACTTTATATGTGCTGGCTCCGCTTCCTATTTTGGCAATCATTATTTATACCGTTAATAACATTATTCATAAAAAAAGTGAAGAACTACAAGCCACATTAGCTTCTCTTACAGTAAACGCACAACAATCATATAGCGGAATACGTGTTATCAAGTCATTTGTACAGGAAGGTGCTATGTTTGACTTTTTTGAACGCAATAGCGAGAAGTATCGAAAAGAGGCGGTAACACTTGCAAAGATTGAAGCTTTGTATTTTCCCTCTATGTCATTTTTTATTGGTTTAAGCACCTTGCTTACAATAATGATCGGCGGTCTTGCTTATATCAACGGAGAGGCCATTGGGCTGGATACGATCGTTGAATTTGTGATCTATATAAACATGCTAACGTTTCCGGTTAGTGCCATTGGCTGGACAGCCAGTATGATTCAGCGTGCGGCATCATCGCAAAAACGCCTAAATGAATTCCTGCAAACAAAGCCCGCTATAGCCAACGCTTTTACAGCAGAAGTAATTGAGTGGAAAGGGCAAATTCAATTTGAAAACGTTGATTTTGTCTATCCGAATACGGGAATTCATGCTTTAAAGAACTTTTCGTTGGAAATCAAGCCGGGAGAGCGTGTTGCAATTGTTGGAAGAACAGGAAGTGGTAAAACAACGATTGCTCAATTATTGCTCCGGCTATATGATGTGTCATCAGGCAAACTTCAGATAGACGGCCATGATATAAAACATGTAGATCTGGCCGCCCTTCGCTCACAAACAAGTTATGTTCCGCAAGATGGGTTCTTATTTAGTGACACAATTGAAAACAATATCAGCTTTGGTTTGCCGGGTGCTAATTTAGAAGATGTTGAGAATGCCGCCCAGTTGGCATCGGTACATAAGGATATCATGGCATTGCCTTCAAATTACCAAACGGTGGTTGGTGAAAGGGGAGTAACACTTAGTGGCGGCCAAAAACAACGGGTTTCTATAGCCCGGGCCCTGGTGAAAAATACCTCAGTTTTGATCTTAGACGATTGCTTGAGTGCCGTTGATGCGCGTACAGAAAAGGAGATTTTTCATAATATTGAAACCTATATGGCTGGAAGAACGGCCATAGTTATTACGCATAAACTCACTAATCTCAGTGGTTTTGATCGGATTGTAGTGATGAATAATGGTCAAATTGCAGAATCCGGCACACATTCGGCATTAATGAACCAGCAAGGCGAGTTTTACGAGATGTATTTAAAGCAGCAAGATGGTCGTAATAATTAA
- a CDS encoding LytR/AlgR family response regulator transcription factor, which yields MKADVSLSKEHTSLCIDLKNEEKISSRKPLRKLLSKEELQTGKKEMLVIPVEQLTEVQYKQIQDLPGAYLLTTDKLSSNTPQPSQLQEDDTAYNLKLVKHRFLVKHSTRLISVGAEQIAYFYAENRLNFIKTWNNKTYIVDKTIEEISSIINKDEFFRINRSYIISYKAIEEVHTHFNNRLKLKLNIAVSEELFVSKERVSNFKEWLGA from the coding sequence ATGAAAGCTGACGTGTCTTTATCTAAAGAGCATACATCTCTATGCATTGATTTGAAGAATGAAGAAAAAATAAGCAGCAGAAAGCCCCTCCGTAAGCTTCTATCAAAAGAAGAACTACAAACTGGTAAAAAAGAAATGCTGGTTATTCCTGTTGAGCAATTGACAGAAGTGCAGTATAAGCAAATTCAAGACCTTCCCGGTGCTTATCTCCTAACTACTGACAAGCTTTCAAGTAATACACCTCAGCCATCACAACTGCAGGAAGACGATACCGCTTACAATCTTAAACTAGTGAAACATCGCTTCCTGGTTAAACATTCAACTAGACTAATCTCTGTTGGCGCTGAACAGATTGCCTACTTCTATGCGGAAAACCGTTTGAATTTTATAAAAACGTGGAATAATAAAACTTACATTGTTGATAAAACAATTGAAGAGATCAGTAGTATCATCAACAAAGATGAATTCTTTAGGATAAACCGATCTTATATTATATCCTACAAAGCAATTGAAGAGGTGCACACGCATTTTAACAACCGATTGAAATTAAAGCTCAATATTGCTGTATCTGAAGAGTTGTTTGTAAGTAAAGAACGAGTAAGCAATTTTAAGGAATGGTTAGGAGCTTGA
- a CDS encoding DUF6814 family protein yields MNQLKQFLGIIWMLIGPLLFVLLIWSAVTNINAKGVGDISNPVPWIIIISVFAPIAVGLCIFGWYSWRGEYNSETNNNNRS; encoded by the coding sequence ATGAATCAACTTAAACAATTTCTAGGAATCATATGGATGCTGATCGGTCCATTACTATTCGTGCTATTGATATGGAGTGCAGTAACGAATATTAACGCAAAAGGAGTCGGTGATATTAGCAATCCTGTACCTTGGATCATTATTATTTCTGTCTTTGCTCCAATAGCAGTTGGGCTTTGCATTTTTGGCTGGTACAGCTGGAGGGGAGAATACAATAGTGAAACAAATAACAACAATAGATCCTAG
- a CDS encoding glycoside hydrolase family 10 protein — protein MIVRRIGFILSVCLWITLAGCSHSKSLTSPPTPSSTEKPAVEREFRAAWVATVANINWPSKPGLSTEAQQQEAIALLDFLKQHHFNAVIFQVRPQADALYQSELEPWSYFLTGEQGKAPAPYYDPLAFWVEAAHDRGLELHVWLNPYRAHHVSGKEISEKSIVKTNPELVVKLKDGYYWMDPAQKGTQDRTTAVVMDLVKRYDIDGVHFDDYFYPYPSYNNNEDFPDDVSWTAYKNSGGLLSRGDWRRESVNQLIQRLYTSIKAEKPHVKFGLSPFGIWRPGYPSSIEGFDQYNVLYADARLWLNKGWVDYFSPQLYWTINKIPQSFPVLLGWWSEENTKHRHLWPGISVSRDSSLNAVNETVNQIMISRGMTPESKGVVHWSISSITKNPKLAEAVLNGPYKKNALVPASPWLDNKAPEMPDASITVKDDIVQINWTPKEENDVFHWVVYYQYGSQWSYEILNRKERSLEVNRNKTIGNTNTPLTKIIVTAVDRTGNESKGKEVTL, from the coding sequence ATGATTGTAAGACGAATTGGCTTTATCTTATCTGTATGTTTATGGATCACTTTGGCTGGCTGTAGTCATTCCAAATCACTAACATCACCCCCTACCCCTTCCTCAACCGAAAAACCCGCTGTAGAAAGAGAATTCAGGGCGGCTTGGGTAGCGACAGTGGCTAATATCAATTGGCCCAGTAAACCGGGCCTTAGCACAGAGGCACAACAACAAGAAGCTATTGCTTTATTGGACTTTTTGAAACAGCATCATTTTAATGCTGTCATTTTCCAAGTACGTCCGCAAGCTGATGCTTTGTATCAAAGCGAGCTGGAACCCTGGTCCTACTTTTTAACAGGCGAACAAGGTAAGGCGCCAGCTCCTTACTATGATCCATTAGCTTTTTGGGTAGAAGCCGCCCATGACAGAGGACTTGAATTGCATGTTTGGCTTAATCCCTATCGTGCTCATCATGTATCGGGTAAGGAAATAAGTGAAAAATCTATTGTAAAAACCAATCCCGAACTAGTGGTGAAATTAAAAGATGGTTATTACTGGATGGACCCTGCACAAAAAGGAACACAGGACAGAACAACCGCAGTGGTAATGGACCTGGTAAAACGCTATGACATTGATGGCGTTCACTTTGATGACTACTTTTACCCCTATCCTTCTTACAACAACAATGAAGATTTCCCTGACGATGTCAGCTGGACTGCTTACAAAAACAGTGGCGGACTTTTATCCAGAGGTGATTGGAGAAGAGAGAGTGTAAACCAACTGATTCAACGACTGTATACTTCTATAAAAGCAGAAAAACCTCATGTCAAATTTGGACTAAGTCCTTTTGGCATCTGGCGCCCCGGCTATCCTTCATCAATTGAAGGTTTTGATCAGTATAATGTGCTTTACGCAGATGCTCGCTTGTGGTTAAATAAAGGCTGGGTAGACTATTTCTCTCCGCAGCTATACTGGACCATCAATAAAATACCCCAAAGCTTTCCTGTATTACTTGGCTGGTGGTCTGAGGAGAATACAAAGCACCGCCACCTGTGGCCTGGGATAAGTGTGAGCAGAGATTCCAGCTTGAACGCTGTAAACGAAACGGTCAACCAGATCATGATCTCGCGCGGAATGACCCCAGAAAGCAAGGGTGTGGTACACTGGAGCATTTCTTCAATAACCAAAAACCCAAAGCTTGCAGAAGCTGTATTGAATGGCCCCTATAAAAAGAATGCACTTGTGCCTGCTAGTCCATGGCTGGATAATAAAGCACCTGAAATGCCAGATGCGAGTATCACTGTAAAAGATGATATAGTACAAATCAACTGGACTCCTAAAGAAGAAAATGATGTTTTCCACTGGGTTGTTTATTACCAGTATGGTTCACAGTGGAGCTATGAAATTTTGAACCGTAAAGAAAGAAGCTTAGAAGTCAATCGCAATAAAACAATTGGCAACACCAATACCCCATTAACAAAAATCATTGTTACGGCTGTTGACCGAACAGGTAATGAGAGCAAGGGAAAGGAAGTGACGCTGTGA